A genomic region of Blattabacterium cuenoti contains the following coding sequences:
- the ccoN gene encoding cytochrome-c oxidase, cbb3-type subunit I → MTLKTYYYNNSIVKAFLYATIFWALIGFLAGLFIALLLFFPEVPELIFGNNLKDSQGIMGFGRWRMLHTSTTVFAFVGNVIFTGYYYALQRILRTRIFSDILSWIHFWGWQIFIISTWITFLLGINTSKEYAEHEWPIDIGVFFIWIIYGINMIGSIMKRKIKHLYVSVWFLLGTWVAVGMLHVFNNLELPISLLSFKSYSIYAGVQDALMQWWYGHNAVAFILTTPILGLMYYFVPKASNQPIFSYKLSIIHFWSLIFIYIWAGPHHLMYTSLPNWAQMLGTIFSIMLIAPSWGGMLNGLLTLRGAWDQMKTNPILKFFVVGITCYGMATFEGPMLATKTLNSIGHFTDWVIAHVHLGTLGWNGFMAFGIIYWLIQKIWNTKLYSTLLANIHFWLGVFGIILYIFPLYFGSILQSIMWKKFNPDGTLAYKNFLDSVLSILPFYKMRFIGGIIYFLGFVLMIYNIIKTIQKGNSLDNEEFKCDPFYERVKDKGETFHGWLERKPIQLTILSFIVVAIGGFIEIIPTLVIKSNVPTIHNVKPYKALELEGRDLFVREGCNACHSAQIRPFRDEVVRYGEYSKAGEFVYDHPFLWGSKRTGPDLAREGGKNPNSWHFNHMYNPRSTSPGSIMPRYPWLIYNKLDRSNTEKKMKAMIKLGVPYTWEYIKNINKDMDRQANKIVYDIYEEYPSLKKEIDQQRKIEKKQFIPLEKREIIALIAYLQRLGTDIKS, encoded by the coding sequence ATGACATTAAAAACATATTATTATAATAACAGTATTGTTAAAGCTTTTTTATATGCTACAATATTTTGGGCCCTTATTGGATTTTTAGCTGGATTATTTATAGCTCTATTATTATTTTTTCCTGAAGTTCCTGAACTTATTTTTGGTAATAACCTGAAGGATTCTCAAGGAATAATGGGGTTTGGAAGATGGAGAATGTTACATACAAGTACTACTGTTTTTGCTTTTGTAGGAAATGTTATTTTTACAGGTTATTATTATGCTTTACAACGTATATTAAGAACAAGAATTTTTAGTGATATTCTCAGTTGGATTCATTTTTGGGGATGGCAAATATTTATTATTTCTACTTGGATAACTTTTTTATTAGGAATTAATACAAGTAAAGAATATGCTGAACATGAATGGCCTATAGATATAGGAGTATTTTTTATTTGGATTATTTACGGAATAAATATGATTGGCAGTATTATGAAAAGAAAAATTAAACATTTATATGTTAGTGTTTGGTTTTTATTAGGAACATGGGTTGCTGTAGGGATGTTGCATGTATTTAACAATTTGGAATTACCTATATCTCTTTTATCTTTTAAAAGTTATTCTATATATGCTGGAGTACAAGATGCTTTGATGCAATGGTGGTATGGACACAATGCTGTAGCATTTATTTTAACCACCCCCATATTAGGATTAATGTATTATTTTGTTCCAAAAGCATCTAATCAACCCATTTTTTCTTATAAACTTTCTATTATACATTTTTGGTCATTAATATTTATATACATTTGGGCTGGGCCTCATCATTTAATGTATACATCTCTTCCTAATTGGGCTCAAATGTTGGGGACTATTTTTTCAATTATGCTGATTGCTCCTTCATGGGGAGGAATGTTAAACGGATTGCTCACTTTAAGAGGGGCTTGGGATCAAATGAAAACAAATCCTATTTTGAAGTTTTTTGTAGTTGGAATTACTTGTTATGGAATGGCAACTTTTGAAGGACCTATGTTAGCGACTAAAACTCTAAATTCTATAGGACATTTTACAGATTGGGTAATAGCTCATGTTCATCTGGGGACTTTGGGTTGGAATGGTTTTATGGCTTTTGGAATTATATATTGGTTGATTCAAAAAATATGGAATACAAAATTGTATTCTACATTATTAGCTAATATTCATTTTTGGTTAGGTGTTTTTGGTATTATATTATACATTTTTCCCTTGTATTTTGGATCTATTTTACAATCTATTATGTGGAAAAAATTTAATCCTGATGGAACATTAGCTTATAAAAATTTCTTAGATTCTGTTTTATCTATTCTTCCATTTTATAAAATGAGATTTATCGGTGGAATTATTTATTTTTTAGGTTTTGTTCTAATGATTTATAATATTATTAAAACAATTCAAAAAGGTAATTCATTAGATAATGAGGAATTTAAATGCGATCCATTTTATGAAAGAGTAAAAGATAAAGGAGAAACATTTCACGGTTGGTTAGAAAGAAAACCAATACAATTGACAATTCTTTCTTTTATAGTAGTAGCTATTGGAGGTTTTATTGAAATTATACCTACTTTAGTGATTAAATCTAATGTTCCTACTATTCATAATGTTAAACCTTATAAAGCCTTAGAATTAGAAGGTAGGGATTTATTTGTTAGAGAAGGATGTAATGCATGTCATAGTGCTCAAATTCGTCCATTTAGAGATGAAGTTGTCCGTTATGGAGAGTATTCTAAAGCTGGAGAATTTGTGTATGATCATCCATTTCTTTGGGGATCTAAACGAACTGGCCCAGATTTAGCTAGAGAAGGAGGAAAAAATCCTAATTCCTGGCATTTTAATCATATGTATAATCCTCGTTCTACCTCTCCTGGATCGATTATGCCAAGATATCCTTGGTTAATTTATAATAAATTGGATAGATCTAATACAGAAAAAAAAATGAAAGCAATGATAAAATTAGGAGTTCCATATACTTGGGAATATATAAAAAATATAAATAAGGATATGGATCGTCAAGCAAATAAAATTGTATACGATATTTATGAAGAATATCCAAGTTTAAAAAAAGAAATAGATCAACAAAGAAAAATCGAAAAAAAACAATTTATTCCATTAGAAAAAAGAGAAATTATAGCTCTGATTGCATACTTACAGCGATTAGGTACAGATATAAAATCTTAA
- a CDS encoding cytochrome oxidase, with product MISFFKQYFTEEKNIGIFQTVMLILFFLAFFFIIFFVFSKSKKFYHKISLIPLELEKEKKRKGYEI from the coding sequence ATGATAAGTTTTTTTAAACAATATTTTACAGAAGAAAAAAATATCGGTATTTTTCAAACTGTTATGTTAATTTTATTTTTTTTAGCATTTTTTTTTATAATATTTTTTGTGTTTTCAAAATCTAAAAAGTTTTATCATAAAATAAGTTTAATTCCTTTAGAATTAGAAAAAGAAAAAAAAAGGAAAGGTTATGAGATCTAA
- a CDS encoding cbb3-type cytochrome c oxidase N-terminal domain-containing protein: MRSKIPSFIMIPSLLSVITFMFYVFCVSYNHISYLVHPITIFFFIIITALLYVLESINHLIFIKKLQFLSKEEKKKILEENEGNYFYRFYRFIFYESKKMNYDGVKKIDHGFDGIIELDNKLPMWWVHLFYITIVFSAIYFFSYLLIDFSDPYKEYNIAYKNQLKEIEIFEKNTPQVTVENAFFKKGLINSGKILFEENCATCHKSDGSGNIGPNLTDDYWINVKEKDLFKNIFSVIWNGSDNNPTMRAFGKSGEIKGNDIEKISSYVYFINKQSKKPLTGKVPQGVRITNKMESEINYT, from the coding sequence ATGAGATCTAAAATTCCTTCTTTTATTATGATACCCTCCCTATTATCTGTTATAACATTCATGTTTTATGTATTTTGTGTAAGTTATAATCACATATCTTATTTAGTTCATCCTATTACTATATTTTTTTTTATTATAATTACGGCATTATTGTATGTTTTGGAATCTATTAATCATTTAATTTTTATAAAAAAATTACAATTTTTGTCAAAAGAAGAAAAAAAAAAGATTTTGGAAGAAAATGAAGGGAATTATTTTTATAGATTTTACAGATTTATATTTTACGAATCTAAAAAAATGAATTATGATGGAGTTAAAAAAATAGATCATGGATTTGATGGAATCATAGAATTAGATAATAAATTACCTATGTGGTGGGTCCATCTTTTTTATATTACAATTGTTTTTTCCGCAATTTATTTTTTTTCTTATTTATTAATAGATTTTTCCGATCCTTATAAAGAATATAATATCGCTTATAAAAATCAATTAAAAGAAATTGAAATTTTTGAAAAAAATACTCCACAAGTAACTGTAGAAAATGCATTTTTTAAGAAGGGGTTAATCAATAGTGGAAAAATTCTTTTTGAGGAAAATTGTGCTACTTGTCATAAATCGGATGGAAGTGGAAATATAGGTCCCAATTTAACAGATGATTATTGGATCAATGTAAAAGAAAAAGATTTATTTAAAAATATATTTTCTGTAATATGGAATGGAAGTGATAATAATCCAACTATGCGTGCTTTTGGAAAATCAGGAGAAATTAAAGGAAATGATATTGAAAAAATATCTAGTTATGTTTATTTTATCAATAAACAATCTAAAAAACCTTTAACAGGTAAAGTTCCTCAAGGGGTAAGAATAACAAATAAAATGGAATCAGAAATAAATTATACCTGA
- a CDS encoding FixH family protein produces the protein MKIKFSWDIGIVLSLVFFIIFITYIAFFFPHVGSQLVSDRYYEEEIKYQEIINEKKNVLELPIKIKIFILYSGIEIIFPPVNNDIYGFFTLFRSSSQDLDFTQSFKILKSSKKILFIPKKILRKGYYKLIIRWKTDKKFFFEKDIFWH, from the coding sequence ATGAAAATTAAATTCAGTTGGGATATTGGAATCGTGTTATCTTTAGTTTTTTTTATAATTTTTATTACTTACATTGCTTTCTTTTTTCCACATGTAGGAAGTCAACTTGTATCAGATAGATATTATGAAGAAGAAATCAAATATCAAGAAATTATAAATGAAAAAAAAAATGTATTAGAACTTCCTATAAAAATAAAAATTTTTATTCTCTATTCTGGAATAGAGATAATCTTTCCTCCTGTTAATAATGATATTTATGGCTTTTTTACTTTATTTAGATCTTCTTCTCAAGATTTAGATTTTACGCAATCTTTCAAAATATTGAAATCTTCAAAAAAAATATTATTTATTCCTAAAAAAATTTTAAGAAAAGGATATTATAAACTTATAATCAGATGGAAAACAGATAAAAAATTTTTTTTTGAAAAAGATATTTTTTGGCATTAA